The Dreissena polymorpha isolate Duluth1 chromosome 2, UMN_Dpol_1.0, whole genome shotgun sequence nucleotide sequence TCACTTAGACTACTCAATCTTTCGGTCTATGTTGTTTGTACACATAAATGCTTCTCCTTTAGATAGAAGCACCTGACGAGACATTTCAGAATGGGGAAGTTTATTCACCTATGGCCGCCCCGGTTGCAGAATCCACAGTAATTAATCACGTAGATCTAAGTATATATTATATCATGTTCCCTTCCGCGTATGAGTATAAATGTGCGGTTTTGACGATATTAAACAGCCGGTAGaggaaaataattttattacataCACTTTACTTACATAATTACTTCACTCTAGGAGCATGGCCAGACATTTACGACGAACCCTCGCAATCTTAACGAGACATTCGTCGTAGATAACGATAACGCAGACAGACAAACTTACATGCCCACCGAAGATTCGTCGTTAAACATAGGGGATATATCTTTTGTCACTCCGGAAATAGAAGAGTTAGTTTGCATTTCATGTTACACTCAATGTTTTTTGTAGTATGATTTCACATGTGGATCGATGTTTACCTTAAATCAtactaaaaatacaaaatgtaggTCATTCGACGAACACACTGTTCATCCCGAACACGTGGGTGTTCTAGAGTCCGAAGTAACCTTCAGTGTTATGGAATGTTCTTCCCAGCGTGGTAAAAGAAAACTTGTTTCCAGCAACGGATTTACTTATGTGTACAAGCGGTTAAACCCTAGCAAACAGACGACACTTTGGCGTTGCAGCGTGCACAACAAGACATCGACATGTCCCGCAATAGTGGTGCAAAGCGGACAGTCTTTCGTGTCGAACGAAAGTAATCACTCCCACCAGGCTAAACCGGACATAGACAAGGCTCTCGTCATCACCACCCCGGGCATAGACAAGGCTCTCGTCATCACCACCCCGGGCATAGACAAGGCTCTCGTCATCACCACCCCGGGCATAGACAAGGCTCTCGTCATCACCACCCCGGGCAAAGACAAGGCTCTCGTCATCACCACCCCGGGCATAGACAAGGCTCTCGTCATCACCACCCCGGGCATAGACAAGGCTCTCGTCATCACCACCCCGGGCATAGACAAGGCTCTCGTCATCACCACCCCGGGCATAGACAAGGCTCTCGTCATCACCACCCCGGGCAAAGACAAGGCTCTCGTCATCACCACCCCGGGCAAAGACAAGGCTCTCGTCATCACCACCCCGGGCAAAGACAAGGCTCTCGTCATCACCACCCCGGGCCTAGACAAGGCTCTCGTCATCACCACCCCGGGCATAGACAAGGCTCTCGTCATCACCACCCCGGGCCTAGACAAGGCTCTCGTCATCACCATCAAGGTATTTTTTATGTTCAATGACAATCTTTACAGACGGCATATTTTCTTTCTCCGCGTTATGTTTTCCAATAAAGATATTTATAGTCTGACCGTATCTTCACGATGTTATAATACTATACTGCATATTAAAACTATCTTAAATTCACAGGTTAACGCCGAGTGTGAGCAAAACATATTTGAATCCGCTGGATCTATCGTGGAAAAGAATTTGCGTGATGAGGCCGATGACCGCCTTCCAGAAGCGTCTAGGACGGATTATGAAAACCTCCTAAGGAATTGTAACAgacgacgccaacgccaacgccccAAAGATCCAACCGACATGGACTTTGAGGTAATCATCAGAAATGTGTAAAGACGTATACCAATCAGATTTTTTCGCGGACTGATAGCAATGATATTTGTAAATGCAGGATATAATTGCGCATACGTTTCATTTTAGCTCGATATGGCGTACATCAACGAGAAGCTCTCTTCGTCTTTCTTCCGGGCCGAGGTCCGCAACGGCGAAAGACGACATCTTATTTTCGCCACTGACCAGCAACTGCAACTGTTAAAAAaagcaaagacatggtacatTGATGGGACGTTTAAGGTCGTCAGACAACCGTTTTATCAGTTGCTTTCCATTCATTCGTTTGTAAGGTGCGGTGACGACATGAAGCAGCTTCCGTTGCTTTTTGCGGTGATGGCCGGAAAAAAAATGTTAAGACTACACACAGGTAATTGTATTACCCTTACAGTTCGTACCCTTACGGATATTTACACATGCAAGTTACATTAATTATACTGTATTAACAAACATTTGCTCACAGTCTGTGACTGTTTTTACATTCATGCCAAATTGAAAGTTGAGCCAAGAATAAATTTCAtgcataaaacaaatatttaacacacGCTACATTTTTCCAATTATGTTCCAGGTTTTCAAAGCCGTCTTGGACATCCTCCATAACAAAACCAGAGTGAAGGAATTCATGGTTGATTTTGAAGCCGGGATGTGTCAGGGCCTCCGGGAAGTTATCGTCAATCCAGTAATAAAAGGATGTGCCTTTCACTGGAACCAGGCCGTATGGCGTCACGTGCAAAGCTTAGGTCTCcaggtaataaatataattatggatTTGTATACATAATTTTATGATTGTACGTACGAATATTTGAATTTTCGCCGTTATATAAATCTAGGaaaaattaacacaaaaaaatGCCGATATCATATCTCTTAtagtattttattgatttttattgacaGAGCGCCTACACTCAACGCGACACGGTATTCACCTTTATCCGAAAGGTCATGTCCATACCGTTCCTGCCAGCGGAACATGTGGAGCCAGCGATTATGAGGTagataatatatttaacaaatacacaaagaaatacaaaaactGCATGAATGGCAACGATTCACGTATTTAGAAATAATTTGAAAAACATACTATACTTTAAAAATGACGATACGCTTTCATAATTGCTGCTAATTGAACTCCAGAGTTACTATGATGTAACAAAAAACACCCAAGTTTATTACTATTTTGCTTTAATATTaagttgtattattttattttaaatcaattgtaAGTAGATCTAATTCAGTTCATTTGGAACAAATCATCATGGAGACATGCGTCTTTCTACCGTTTTATTCTCATAATCATACATACGATGACGAATGCGTAGACGTAGACGTAGACGATTCtttaacacaaataaattcaaattataacaatgtAATAGATCTATTAAgcaatgttaaataataattattattattataacaactcatttaaattacatttacacaaaacatgcacacgtcaataaatacataacaattaattaataaatacattataataaataaataaataaaaaaagtaataatacCGATTGTGATGTTGTCCACAAATGttgtacaaataatgtttttatcaatgacCGTTATGACGTCTA carries:
- the LOC127866484 gene encoding uncharacterized protein LOC127866484, producing the protein MFTLNHTKNTKCRSFDEHTVHPEHVGVLESEVTFSVMECSSQRGKRKLVSSNGFTYVYKRLNPSKQTTLWRCSVHNKTSTCPAIVVQSGQSFVSNESNHSHQAKPDIDKALVITTPGIDKALVITTPGIDKALVITTPGIDKALVITTPGKDKALVITTPGIDKALVITTPGIDKALVITTPGIDKALVITTPGIDKALVITTPGKDKALVITTPGKDKALVITTPGKDKALVITTPGLDKALVITTPGIDKALVITTPGLDKALVITIKVNAECEQNIFESAGSIVEKNLRDEADDRLPEASRTDYENLLRNCNRRRQRQRPKDPTDMDFELDMAYINEKLSSSFFRAEVRNGERRHLIFATDQQLQLLKKAKTWYIDGTFKVVRQPFYQLLSIHSFVRCGDDMKQLPLLFAVMAGKKMLRLHTGFQSRLGHPP